One window of Athalia rosae chromosome 2, iyAthRosa1.1, whole genome shotgun sequence genomic DNA carries:
- the LOC125500004 gene encoding uncharacterized protein LOC125500004 isoform X1: protein MDRDRNGSMAVAAEATSSGATSIAARTFLEKRERDTLGSTIDGHQNIPMFRSCQSFLNCAAQDLHCITHFVHNFLHVSGTWGCCHHSCRLPGLPLMNRGSPGNDVGGTATCNINNK, encoded by the exons GAACGGCAGTATGGCCGTagcagccgaagcgacgtcgtcaggagcgacatcgatAGCAGCGCGTACATTCttggagaaaagagagagagatacaTTGGG atCTACGATCGATGGACATCAAAATATCCCAATGTTTCGCAGTTGCCAATCATTTCTCAACTGCGCTGCGCAGGACTTACATTGCATCACACACTTCGTTCACAA TTTCCTTCATGTTTCAGGTACCTGGGGATGCTGCCACCATAGCTGCCGTTtgccc ggactccccctgatgaacaggggaagtccgGGCAATGATGTTGGAGGAACTGCAacctgtaacataaataataaataa
- the LOC125500004 gene encoding uncharacterized protein LOC125500004 isoform X6: MDRDRNGSMAVAAEATSSGATSIAARTFLEKRERDTLGSTIDGHQNIPMFRSCQSFLNCAAQDLHCITHFVHKYLGMLPP, from the exons GAACGGCAGTATGGCCGTagcagccgaagcgacgtcgtcaggagcgacatcgatAGCAGCGCGTACATTCttggagaaaagagagagagatacaTTGGG atCTACGATCGATGGACATCAAAATATCCCAATGTTTCGCAGTTGCCAATCATTTCTCAACTGCGCTGCGCAGGACTTACATTGCATCACACACTTCGTTCACAA GTACCTGGGGATGCTGCCACCATAG
- the LOC125500005 gene encoding uncharacterized protein LOC125500005 isoform X2, which translates to MILLVIPLPPYVQMHLGFPSWMVRQFGFSDSGGDIGSDISSTSPYSVSVAMQVPQSNDEERER; encoded by the exons ATGATTCTGCTCGTGATCCCTTTACCACCATACGTGCAAATGCATCTAG GTTTTCCGTCTTGGATGGTACGGCAGTTCGGCTTCAGCGACAGCGGCGGCGACATCGGGAGCGACATCAGTTCTACTAGTCCCTATTCTGTGTCAGTAGCAATGCAGGTTCCTCAGAGTAACGacgaagagagagaacg ATGA
- the LOC125500004 gene encoding uncharacterized protein LOC125500004 isoform X4 — translation MFGSRLQERQYGRSSRSDVVRSDIDSSAYILGEKRERYIGIYDRWTSKYPNVSQLPIISQLRCAGLTLHHTLRSQFPSCFRYLGMLPP, via the exons GAACGGCAGTATGGCCGTagcagccgaagcgacgtcgtcaggagcgacatcgatAGCAGCGCGTACATTCttggagaaaagagagagagatacaTTGGG atCTACGATCGATGGACATCAAAATATCCCAATGTTTCGCAGTTGCCAATCATTTCTCAACTGCGCTGCGCAGGACTTACATTGCATCACACACTTCGTTCACAA TTTCCTTCATGTTTCAGGTACCTGGGGATGCTGCCACCATAG
- the LOC125500004 gene encoding uncharacterized protein LOC125500004 isoform X2, whose protein sequence is MFGSRLQERQYGRSSRSDVVRSDIDSSAYILGEKRERYIGIYDRWTSKYPNVSQLPIISQLRCAGLTLHHTLRSQVPGDAATIAAVCPDSPCYSGGVH, encoded by the exons GAACGGCAGTATGGCCGTagcagccgaagcgacgtcgtcaggagcgacatcgatAGCAGCGCGTACATTCttggagaaaagagagagagatacaTTGGG atCTACGATCGATGGACATCAAAATATCCCAATGTTTCGCAGTTGCCAATCATTTCTCAACTGCGCTGCGCAGGACTTACATTGCATCACACACTTCGTTCACAA GTACCTGGGGATGCTGCCACCATAGCTGCCGTTtgcccggactccccctgttaCTCGGGGGGAGTCCActga
- the LOC125500004 gene encoding uncharacterized protein LOC125500004 isoform X3: MFGSRLQERQYGRSSRSDVVRSDIDSSAYILGEKRERYIGIYDRWTSKYPNVSQLPIISQLRCAGLTLHHTLRSQVPGDAATIAAVCPDSP, from the exons GAACGGCAGTATGGCCGTagcagccgaagcgacgtcgtcaggagcgacatcgatAGCAGCGCGTACATTCttggagaaaagagagagagatacaTTGGG atCTACGATCGATGGACATCAAAATATCCCAATGTTTCGCAGTTGCCAATCATTTCTCAACTGCGCTGCGCAGGACTTACATTGCATCACACACTTCGTTCACAA GTACCTGGGGATGCTGCCACCATAGCTGCCGTTtgccc ggactccccctga
- the LOC125500005 gene encoding uncharacterized protein LOC125500005 isoform X1, with protein MRAIPLYSCTHCGNVITNEDLHYSTVRIVRRTTLHFESLQNKYTTILDPLDIGCWIYCFGFPSWMVRQFGFSDSGGDIGSDISSTSPYSVSVAMQVPQSNDEERER; from the exons ATGCGCGCTATTCCACTCTATTCCTGTACACATTGTGGTAATGTCATTACCAACGAGGATCTGCATTATTCTACAGTACGCATCGTGCGTAGGACAACACTGCATTTCGAATCCTTGCAGAATAAATATACGACAATCCTAGACCCCTTGGATATTGGATGTTGGATTTATTGCTTTG GTTTTCCGTCTTGGATGGTACGGCAGTTCGGCTTCAGCGACAGCGGCGGCGACATCGGGAGCGACATCAGTTCTACTAGTCCCTATTCTGTGTCAGTAGCAATGCAGGTTCCTCAGAGTAACGacgaagagagagaacg ATGA